One genomic segment of Lates calcarifer isolate ASB-BC8 unplaced genomic scaffold, TLL_Latcal_v3 _unitig_831_quiver_1062, whole genome shotgun sequence includes these proteins:
- the LOC108880078 gene encoding trace amine-associated receptor 13c-like: protein MKTLEEAELCFPQLLNSSCWTTARPHSASMLTYIILLSITLLTVNLNLLVIISISHFRKLHSPTNLLLLSLAVSDFFVGLLMFFQIVLIDGCWFLGDLMCILYYILDYIITSASIGTMVLISIDRYVAICDPLHYPTKVTQKRVKICVCVCWVCSTISHSLLLKDNLEQPGRYNSCSGECVVVIDYVAGIVDLFLSFIGPVTVIIALYMRVFVAAMSQARAMRSQIAAVTLRCSVKITARKSELKAARTLGVVIIVFLICVCPYFCVALTGQDTFLNASSAAFVICLFYFNSCLNPVIYAFFYPWFRKSVKLIVTLQILKPGSCEANIA, encoded by the exons ATGAAAACCCTTGAAGAAGCAGAACTCTGCTTTCCACAACTCCTCAACTCCTCCTGCTGGACGACAGCACGTCCTCACTCTGCATCCATGCTCACTTACATCATACTGTTGTCCATCACTCTGCTCACTGTGAACCtcaacctgctggtcatcatctccatctcccatTTCAG GAAGCTCCACAGCcccaccaacctcctcctcctctctctggctgtctcaGATTTCTTTGTGGGCCTCCTTATGTTCTTTCAAATTGTGCTCATAGATGGCTGTTGGTTTCTTGGTGATCTCatgtgtattttgtattatattttggACTATATCATTACCTCTGCCTCAATAGGAACCATGGTGCTCATATCCATCGACCGCTATGTAGCTATTTGTGATCCTCTGCATTACCCCACTAAAGTCACACAAAAAAGAGTAaagatctgtgtttgtgtgtgttgggtaTGTTCTACTATCTCTCACAGTCTGCTGCTGAAGGATAACTTGGAGCAACCAGGCAGGTATAACTCCTGCTCTGGAGAGTGTGTAGTTGTTATTGATTATGTTGCTGGAATTGTTGATCTGTTCTTGTCCTTTATTGGTCCTGTCACTGTTATCATAGCTCTGTATATGAGAGTATTTGTGGCAGCTATGTCTCAAgctcgtgccatgcgctctcaAATTGCAGCTGTCACACTTCGGTGTTCAGTGAAAATAACTGCTAGAAAAtctgagctgaaagcagccaggacaCTTGGTGTTGTTATAATTGTGTTTCTAATATGTGTCTGCccatatttttgtgttgcacTTACAGGCCAAGACACCTTTCTCAATGCTTCATCTGCTGCCTTTGTCatatgtctgttttattttaactccTGTTTAAATCCAGTGATCTATGCCTTTTTCTATCCCTGGTTTAGAAAGTCTGTTAAACTTATTGTCACTCTTCAAATACTGAAGCCTGGCTCCTGTGAGGCCAACATAGCATAG
- the LOC108880081 gene encoding trace amine-associated receptor 13c-like — translation MMETLEETELCFPQLLNSSCRKPKHPHSEAVLIYIMLSSISVLTVTLNLLVIISISHFKQLHTPTNLLLLSLAVSDFFVGLLMSFQILLSDGCWFLSDRICTLYCVLDFINTSSSVGTMVFISVDRYVAICDPLHYPNKITERRITICICLCWFCSVLYNTLILKDNLNQPGRYNSCIGECLVVINYVAGVADLILTFIGPVTVIIVLYLRVFVVAVSQARAMRSHIATVTLKHSETVFAKKSELKAARTLGVVVVVFLTCLCPYYCSSLVSQNALFGVTTVPLETWLFYFNSCLNPVIYAFCYPWFVKSIKLIVTFKILQSDSCEANIL, via the exons ATGATGGAGACCCTAGAAGAAACTGAACTCTGCTTTCCACAGCTCCTCAACTCCTCCTGCAGGAAGCCAAAGCACCCTCATTCTGAGGCTGTGCTTATTTACATTATGCTGTCCTCTATCTCTGTGCTCACTGTAACTCtcaacctgctggtcatcatctccatctcccacttCAA GCAGCTGCACACTcccaccaacctcctcctcctctctctggctgtctcaGACTTCTTTGTGGGCCTCCTGATGTCCTTTCAGATTCTCCTCTCAGATGGCTGCTGGTTTCTCAGTGACCGCATATGTACTCTGTACTGTGTTTTAGACTTCATAAATACCTCTTCCTCAGTAGGAACCATGGTGTTCATTTCAGTTGACCGCTATGTGGCTATTTGTGACCCTCTGCATTACCCCAACAAAATCACTGAGAGAAGAATTACAatctgtatttgtctttgttggttctgttctgttctttaCAACACTCTCATACTGAAGGATAACTTGAATCAACCAGGCAGGTATAATTCCTGCATTGGAGAGTGTTTAGTTGTCATTAACTATGTTGCCGGAGTTGCTGACCTTATTTTGACCTTTATTGGACCTGTCACTGTCATCATAGTTCTGTATCTGAGAGtatttgtggtggctgtgtctcaggctcgtgccatgcgctctcatATTGCAACTGTCACACTTAAGCATTCAGAGACTGTGTTTGCTAAGAAATCTGAGttgaaagcagccaggactcttggtgttgttgtagttgtgtttCTGACATGCCTTTGCCCATATTACTGTTCCTCTCTTGTAAGTCAGAACGCCTTGTTTGGTGTTACAACTGTGCCTTTAGAGACCTGGCTGTTCTATTTTAACTCTTGTCTAAACCCAGTGATCTATGCCTTTTGTTACCCCTGGTTTGTTAAATCTATTAAGCTCATTGTTACATTTAAGATACTGCAGTCTGACTCCTGTGAGGCCAACATACTTTAG
- the LOC108880077 gene encoding LOW QUALITY PROTEIN: trace amine-associated receptor 13c-like (The sequence of the model RefSeq protein was modified relative to this genomic sequence to represent the inferred CDS: inserted 1 base in 1 codon), with amino-acid sequence METLEETELCFPQLLNSSCRKLKHTHTEAILIYILLCSISVLTVTLNLLVIISISHFKQLHTPTNFLLLSLAVSDFSVGLLLSYEILLSDGCWGLGDHMCVLFCTLNFIMTSSSVGTMVFISVDRYVAICDPLHYSNKITVRRITICICLCWTSSVLYNTLILKDNXPGRYNFCIGECSVVIYYIETISDLILTFIGPVTVIIVLYLRVFVVAVSQARAMRSHIATVTLKHSETVFAKKSELKAARTLGVVVVVFLICICPYYCSLLTGHNTLFDTTVPLWAWMMFFNSCQNLLICVFCYPWFVKSIKLIVTLKILEPDSCEASIL; translated from the exons ATGGAGACCCTGGAAGAAACTGAACTCTGCTTTCCACAGCTTTTAAACTCTTCCTGCAGAAAGCTAAAGCACACTCACACTGAGGCTATACTTATTTACATTCTGCTGTGTTCCATTTCTGTGCTCACTGTTACTCTCAACCTGCTGGttatcatctccatctcccacttCAA GCAGCTCCACACTCCCAccaacttcctcctcctctctctggctgtctcaGACTTCTCCGTTGGCCTTCTGTTGTCCTATGAGATTCTCCTCTCAGATGGCTGCTGGGGTCTTGGTGACcacatgtgtgttttgttttgcacctTAAACTTCATTATGACCTcttcttcagtaggaaccatgGTGTTCATATCGGTTGACCGTTATGTAGCTATCTGTGACCCTCTGCATTACTCCAACAAAATCACTGTGAGAAGAATTACAatctgtatttgtctttgttggACCAGTTCTGTTCTATACAACACTCTCATACTGAAGGATA AACCAGGCAGGTATAATTTCTGCATTGGAGAGTGTTCAGTTGTCATTTACTACATTGAAACAATTTCTGACCTTATTTTGACCTTTATTGGTCCTGTCACTGTCATCATAGTTCTGTATCTGAGAGtatttgtggtggctgtgtctcaggctcgtgccatgcgctctcatATTGCAACTGTCACACTTAAGCATTCAGAGACTGTGTTTGCTAAGAAATCTGAGttgaaagcagccaggactcttggtgttgttgtagttgtgttttTGATATGCATTTGCCCATATTACTGCTCCCTTCTTACAGGTCACAACACCTTGTTTGATACAACTGTGCCTTTATGGGCCTGGATGATGTTTTTTAACTCTTGTCAAAACCTtctaatctgtgttttttgttaccCCTGGTTTGTTAAATCTATTAAGCTCATTGTAACATTGAAGATCCTTGAGCCTGACTCCTGTGAGGCCAGCATACtgtag